The following coding sequences lie in one Pseudoalteromonas sp. Scap06 genomic window:
- a CDS encoding OmpA family protein: MKLKSLTIAIALAATSASTFAAEQEGFYIGAFGDYYDASWKNMRDQAGLDVNESTGWGAELGYRFNDYWSARLEYADLDFNAHDKVLNNRNDIDGERYGIDALYHFGGGPFYGLFGLKDIDVVDDNTFVNAGVGYRHFVTDNFFVNAETSVYQGLDKGYTDVGAKLGINYFFGQKSAPVAPVEPAPEPVVEAAVVAPLDSDNDGVIDANDKCANTPVTDAVDSDGCTLYEESKVTTKLLVTFPHDSAIVKQRYFDDIAAVSKFMKEYTDTTVLLEGHASAVGDAGYNKKLSQKRADDVADELVKDGISRERISTIGYGEERLVNKANTAEAHAENRRVEAHISTVERVKVKRK; this comes from the coding sequence ATGAAATTGAAATCACTTACAATTGCCATTGCGTTAGCTGCAACTAGCGCATCAACTTTTGCTGCCGAACAAGAAGGTTTTTACATCGGTGCGTTCGGTGACTACTACGATGCTTCGTGGAAAAACATGCGTGATCAAGCTGGCCTTGACGTTAATGAGTCAACAGGTTGGGGTGCTGAATTAGGTTACCGCTTTAATGATTACTGGAGCGCGCGTTTAGAATACGCAGACCTAGACTTCAATGCACATGATAAAGTACTTAACAACCGCAACGATATTGACGGCGAACGTTACGGTATTGATGCGCTTTACCACTTTGGCGGCGGTCCTTTTTACGGTTTATTCGGTTTGAAAGATATTGATGTTGTTGATGACAACACGTTTGTAAATGCAGGTGTAGGTTACCGACACTTTGTTACAGACAACTTCTTTGTAAATGCTGAAACCAGTGTTTACCAAGGTTTAGATAAAGGCTACACAGATGTTGGCGCAAAGTTAGGTATTAACTACTTCTTTGGCCAGAAATCAGCACCAGTAGCACCAGTTGAACCTGCTCCTGAGCCTGTAGTTGAAGCTGCAGTAGTTGCTCCTCTAGATAGTGACAACGACGGCGTGATTGATGCTAATGACAAATGCGCCAACACACCAGTAACAGATGCAGTTGATAGTGACGGGTGCACTTTATACGAAGAGTCTAAAGTAACTACTAAGCTATTAGTCACTTTCCCACATGACTCAGCCATTGTTAAACAAAGATATTTTGATGATATAGCTGCGGTATCAAAATTCATGAAAGAGTATACAGATACAACTGTACTACTTGAGGGTCATGCTTCAGCAGTGGGTGATGCTGGCTACAATAAAAAGCTTTCTCAAAAGCGTGCCGACGATGTTGCCGATGAGTTAGTAAAAGATGGTATTTCAAGAGAGCGTATCAGTACAATAGGTTATGGTGAGGAGCGTCTTGTAAATAAAGCGAATACGGCAGAAGCACACGCAGAAAATCGCCGTGTTGAAGCGCATATATCAACCGTTGAGCGCGTAAAAGTTAAACGTAAATAG
- the acnB gene encoding bifunctional aconitate hydratase 2/2-methylisocitrate dehydratase: MLQEYRKHVEERAALGIVPAPLDAQQTADLIELIKTPPAGEEEFVLELLINRVPPGVDDAAYIKAGFLAAVAKGEAVSPLISKEKAAELLGTMLGGYNIAPMVDLLDDEALAPIVVKGLSNTLLMFDAFYDVEEKAKAGNTYAKQIIESWAAAEWFTNKPAVAEKISVTVFKVTGETNTDDLSPAPDAWSRPDIPLHALAMLKTERDGINPDKNGEVGPVTQLEELKTKGLPLAYVGDVVGTGSSRKSATNSVLWFMGVDIPFVPNKRVGGVCLGNKIAPIFFNTMEDSGALPIELNVDEFNMGDQIDIYPYEGVVKRHGTDDVISTFTLKSDVILDEVRAGGRIPLIIGRGLTDKARTSLGLGATDVFKVPAVTEVSDKGFTLAQKMVGKACNVAGIRPGQYCEPKMTTVGSQDTTGPMTRDELKDLACLGFSADLTMQSFCHTSAYPKPIDVNTHHTLPDFIMNRGGVSLRPGDGVIHSWLNRMLLPDTVGTGGDSHTRFPLGISFPAGSGAVAFAAATGVMPLDMPESILVRFKGEMQPGITLRDLVHAIPYYGIKEGLLTVEKKGKINEFSGRILEIEGVEHLTVEQAFELSDASAERSAAGCTVKLSKESISEYLESNIVMLKWMISEGYGDVRTIERRITAMQEWLANPELMEADKDAEYKHVLEIDLADIKEPVLCAPNDPDDARLLSDVTGEKIDEVFIGSCMTNIGHFRAAGKLLDGFTGRIPTQLWVAPPTKMDKDQLTDEGYYGIFGRVGARIETPGCSLCMGNQARVADKATVVSTSTRNFPNRLGTGANVFLASAELAAVAAILGKLPTPAEYQEYAAKINATAADTYRYLNFHRMPQYTKKADNVIIQQAV, encoded by the coding sequence GTGCTACAAGAATATCGTAAACACGTAGAAGAACGTGCCGCGTTAGGTATCGTACCAGCGCCATTAGATGCTCAGCAAACGGCTGATCTTATTGAGCTAATTAAAACCCCACCTGCAGGTGAAGAAGAGTTCGTACTAGAACTACTAATCAATCGTGTACCGCCGGGTGTTGATGATGCAGCCTATATTAAAGCTGGTTTTTTAGCGGCTGTTGCTAAAGGTGAAGCCGTTTCTCCACTTATCTCTAAAGAAAAAGCAGCTGAATTGCTAGGTACTATGCTTGGTGGCTACAATATCGCGCCAATGGTTGACCTACTTGATGACGAAGCGTTAGCGCCAATCGTAGTTAAGGGCCTTTCAAACACATTATTAATGTTTGATGCGTTTTACGATGTAGAAGAAAAAGCAAAAGCAGGTAATACATACGCCAAACAAATCATTGAGTCTTGGGCTGCCGCAGAATGGTTTACTAATAAGCCAGCTGTTGCTGAAAAGATCTCGGTTACTGTATTTAAAGTCACTGGTGAGACAAACACTGATGACTTATCGCCAGCCCCAGATGCATGGTCACGTCCTGATATTCCACTTCACGCACTAGCGATGCTTAAAACAGAACGTGATGGCATTAACCCTGATAAAAACGGTGAAGTAGGTCCAGTTACCCAGCTCGAAGAATTAAAAACTAAAGGCTTACCACTTGCTTACGTAGGTGATGTTGTTGGTACGGGATCTTCACGTAAATCAGCAACTAACTCTGTGCTTTGGTTTATGGGTGTTGATATCCCATTTGTACCAAATAAGCGCGTAGGTGGTGTCTGTTTAGGTAATAAGATTGCGCCTATTTTCTTTAATACAATGGAAGACTCGGGTGCATTACCAATCGAATTAAATGTTGATGAATTCAACATGGGTGACCAAATCGACATTTACCCTTATGAAGGGGTTGTTAAACGTCACGGTACTGATGACGTGATCTCTACGTTCACACTTAAATCAGACGTCATTCTTGATGAGGTTCGTGCTGGTGGTCGTATTCCACTGATCATTGGTCGCGGTCTTACAGACAAAGCACGTACATCACTGGGTTTAGGTGCAACTGACGTATTTAAAGTACCAGCAGTTACTGAAGTGTCAGATAAAGGCTTTACGCTTGCGCAAAAAATGGTGGGTAAAGCATGTAATGTTGCCGGTATTCGCCCAGGCCAATACTGTGAACCAAAAATGACTACGGTTGGCTCGCAAGATACCACCGGTCCTATGACACGTGATGAGCTTAAAGACTTAGCCTGTTTAGGCTTCTCTGCAGATTTAACCATGCAGTCTTTCTGTCATACATCGGCTTACCCTAAACCAATTGACGTAAATACGCATCATACACTTCCTGATTTCATCATGAACCGTGGCGGTGTATCGCTTCGTCCTGGTGATGGTGTAATTCACTCATGGTTGAACCGTATGTTATTACCAGACACCGTAGGTACCGGTGGTGATTCACATACGCGTTTCCCATTAGGTATTTCATTCCCAGCGGGTTCAGGTGCGGTCGCATTTGCAGCAGCAACAGGTGTTATGCCACTTGATATGCCTGAATCGATTTTGGTTCGTTTTAAAGGTGAAATGCAGCCTGGTATCACGTTGCGTGACCTCGTTCATGCCATCCCTTACTACGGTATTAAAGAAGGGCTATTAACGGTTGAGAAGAAAGGTAAAATCAACGAGTTCTCTGGTCGTATACTAGAAATTGAAGGAGTTGAGCACTTAACTGTTGAGCAAGCATTTGAACTATCAGATGCATCAGCAGAGCGCTCAGCAGCAGGTTGTACTGTTAAGCTTTCTAAAGAGTCGATCAGCGAATACCTTGAGTCTAACATTGTTATGCTTAAGTGGATGATTTCTGAGGGTTACGGCGATGTTCGTACGATTGAGCGCCGCATTACAGCAATGCAAGAATGGCTAGCTAACCCAGAACTAATGGAAGCGGACAAAGATGCAGAGTACAAGCATGTGCTTGAAATCGACTTAGCTGACATTAAAGAGCCAGTACTGTGTGCGCCAAATGACCCTGATGATGCGCGTTTACTATCTGACGTAACAGGCGAGAAAATTGATGAGGTATTCATCGGTTCTTGTATGACTAACATTGGTCACTTCCGCGCCGCGGGTAAATTACTCGATGGTTTTACAGGTCGTATCCCAACACAGCTTTGGGTTGCACCACCAACGAAGATGGACAAAGACCAGCTTACGGACGAAGGTTACTACGGTATCTTTGGTCGTGTTGGAGCACGTATTGAAACGCCTGGGTGTTCACTGTGTATGGGTAACCAAGCACGTGTTGCAGATAAAGCAACTGTTGTGTCTACCTCAACACGTAATTTCCCTAACCGTTTAGGTACAGGCGCAAATGTGTTCTTAGCTTCAGCAGAGCTGGCAGCAGTAGCGGCAATTTTAGGTAAATTACCTACTCCGGCTGAGTACCAAGAATATGCAGCGAAAATCAATGCAACGGCAGCAGATACCTACCGTTACTTGAACTTCCACCGTATGCCTCAGTACACTAAAAAAGCAGACAACGTAATTATTCAGCAAGCTGTATAA
- a CDS encoding 2OG-Fe dioxygenase family protein — MTALNNQNLLQLRFINQANIDLVKPSFDNLPANPYADGAFRKRRYSVVKLQNDELNLQATKAFVQDDSINTFQGNVERTYENLEQSLLESEGMKNIVSEFCAITGIDADRDIEIHQFRMLAIDSDTPAAPEGVHQDGFDHVCVCGVSHENLEGGELLVYENQQAEPCFKMEIKDGMFALINDRQVWHNATPMNKIDANKPGYLDCFVLTA, encoded by the coding sequence ATGACCGCATTAAACAACCAGAATTTACTGCAACTTCGTTTTATTAACCAAGCCAACATTGATTTGGTTAAGCCTTCTTTTGATAACTTACCTGCAAACCCATATGCAGATGGTGCGTTTCGCAAACGCCGTTATTCAGTAGTTAAACTACAAAATGATGAGCTCAACCTTCAAGCGACTAAAGCGTTTGTGCAAGACGATTCAATTAATACCTTTCAAGGTAATGTTGAACGTACTTACGAAAATTTAGAGCAAAGCTTGCTTGAGTCTGAGGGTATGAAAAATATTGTTAGCGAATTTTGTGCGATTACCGGTATTGATGCAGATCGTGATATTGAAATTCACCAATTTAGAATGCTTGCGATTGATAGCGACACGCCAGCAGCCCCTGAAGGTGTGCATCAAGACGGGTTTGACCATGTATGCGTATGTGGTGTTTCTCATGAAAATTTAGAAGGCGGTGAGCTATTGGTTTATGAAAACCAACAAGCAGAACCGTGTTTTAAAATGGAAATAAAAGACGGCATGTTTGCACTAATTAATGATCGTCAGGTATGGCATAACGCCACGCCAATGAACAAAATTGATGCCAATAAACCAGGTTACCTGGATTGTTTTGTACTAACTGCTTAA
- a CDS encoding cysteine desulfurase-like protein, with translation MNLMQLRAQFPALMQTVDGKSPVFLDGPGGSQVPQPVLSAMTAYLGHYNSNLGGAFFSSDKTVELMANARQAAADLLNAPSAQNIVFGPNMTSLTFSFSRAISRSWQAGDEIIVTNADHFSNVSSWQQAAEDKGAVVNTALINEADCSLDMAHFESLLNANTKLVAVTYASNTTGSINDIKRIIELAHNVGALVYVDAVHYAPHELIDVQALDCDFLACSAYKFFGPHLGMVYGKASHLEGFTPYKVEPAKDVAPGRWETGTQSFEALAGFIAGVDYIAAISELDDSHSRREKLRVAFEKTKQHEMALSEYFLTRLVNYPRIKLFGIDDLARLSERTPTFALTFEGLEPRQVSEFLGKQHVCVWDGNFYAQGLCKQLGVLDKGGVVRIGCMHYNTLEEMDTLFNLFDELLG, from the coding sequence ATGAATTTAATGCAATTGCGCGCGCAATTTCCCGCTTTAATGCAAACGGTTGATGGCAAGTCACCGGTGTTTTTAGATGGACCAGGTGGCTCACAAGTACCACAACCGGTACTCAGTGCCATGACTGCTTATTTAGGGCATTATAATTCAAACTTGGGCGGTGCGTTTTTCTCAAGTGACAAAACGGTTGAACTGATGGCTAATGCGCGTCAAGCGGCGGCTGATTTGTTAAATGCCCCTAGTGCACAAAATATTGTATTTGGCCCTAATATGACCAGCCTTACGTTTAGCTTCAGCCGCGCGATTTCACGCAGTTGGCAAGCAGGCGATGAAATTATTGTGACCAATGCAGATCATTTTTCAAATGTATCGTCTTGGCAGCAAGCCGCTGAAGATAAAGGTGCAGTGGTTAACACAGCGCTAATTAACGAAGCTGATTGCAGTTTAGATATGGCGCATTTTGAAAGCTTATTAAACGCTAACACTAAATTAGTTGCGGTTACGTATGCATCAAATACCACAGGCTCTATTAACGATATTAAACGCATTATAGAGCTTGCTCACAATGTCGGTGCATTGGTGTATGTTGATGCTGTGCATTATGCCCCTCATGAACTAATCGATGTGCAAGCATTAGATTGCGATTTTTTAGCGTGTTCTGCATATAAGTTTTTTGGCCCGCACTTAGGTATGGTATACGGTAAAGCTTCGCATTTAGAAGGGTTTACACCTTATAAAGTAGAGCCAGCAAAAGATGTTGCTCCAGGTCGCTGGGAAACTGGCACACAAAGTTTTGAAGCACTAGCGGGCTTTATTGCGGGTGTTGATTACATTGCGGCAATTAGCGAACTTGATGACAGTCACTCACGCCGTGAAAAACTACGTGTTGCGTTTGAAAAAACGAAACAACACGAGATGGCGCTTAGTGAATACTTTTTAACACGTCTGGTTAATTACCCGCGTATTAAATTGTTTGGTATTGATGACTTAGCACGTTTAAGTGAGCGAACTCCTACGTTTGCACTGACCTTTGAAGGGTTAGAGCCTCGCCAAGTGTCTGAATTTTTGGGTAAACAACATGTATGTGTATGGGATGGTAATTTCTACGCCCAAGGTTTATGCAAACAACTGGGTGTGCTTGATAAGGGTGGCGTAGTGCGCATTGGTTGCATGCACTACAACACCCTAGAAGAAATGGACACGCTATTTAATTTGTTTGATGAGCTGCTAGGCTAA
- a CDS encoding 2OG-Fe(II) oxygenase, protein MTDFIRVYDNALSSDFCDNFITTFSQSPHIKQGMTSGGVDLNKKDSHDLHLNNHPEYAEQLKHIQQTTAQFVFKYIEEHIFMMIGAFGLKVYHPKTGQPVDLTHANYDEVGKPQLPLLVQQIFRLGNIQAQKYEVNKGGYPYWHSEVYPQLQHNEALHRVLLFMFYLNDVEEGGETEFYYQNRKIAPKKGSMVVAPGYFTHTHRGNKPVSNDKYILTSWVLFNRAEQIYGTPQS, encoded by the coding sequence ATGACGGACTTTATCCGCGTGTATGACAACGCGCTCAGCAGTGACTTTTGTGATAACTTTATCACTACCTTTTCTCAAAGCCCGCATATTAAACAAGGGATGACATCGGGTGGCGTTGATCTTAATAAAAAAGATAGCCACGACCTGCACTTAAACAATCATCCTGAGTACGCAGAACAATTAAAACATATTCAACAAACCACTGCACAGTTTGTTTTTAAATACATTGAAGAACATATTTTTATGATGATTGGGGCATTTGGCTTAAAAGTGTATCACCCAAAAACAGGTCAGCCGGTAGATTTGACTCATGCCAATTATGACGAAGTAGGTAAACCACAACTTCCTTTATTGGTGCAGCAAATTTTTAGGCTCGGTAATATTCAAGCACAAAAATATGAGGTCAATAAAGGGGGCTACCCGTATTGGCATAGTGAGGTGTATCCGCAGTTACAACATAATGAAGCCCTGCATCGGGTATTGTTATTTATGTTTTATTTAAATGATGTTGAAGAAGGCGGAGAAACCGAGTTTTATTATCAAAATCGTAAAATAGCCCCTAAAAAAGGCAGTATGGTGGTTGCTCCAGGATATTTCACGCATACACATAGAGGCAATAAGCCAGTATCAAATGATAAGTATATTTTAACCTCATGGGTTTTGTTCAATCGAGCAGAGCAAATATATGGAACGCCGCAAAGCTAA
- a CDS encoding thioesterase family protein — MFTEKVMPRFSETDALGHINNTVLPVWFEAARVPIFKFFTPDLNPHNWKLIIAKVEVSFVGELFYAHEVTINTSIEQIGNSSFVIRQEAWQQDKCCAIGKTVMVRYDFASKTKQTLSADEKAALTQHLVATS; from the coding sequence ATGTTTACTGAAAAAGTGATGCCGCGCTTTAGCGAAACGGATGCACTCGGACACATCAACAATACCGTACTCCCAGTTTGGTTTGAAGCAGCCCGAGTACCTATTTTTAAATTTTTTACCCCTGATCTTAATCCTCACAATTGGAAGTTAATTATTGCTAAGGTTGAAGTGTCGTTTGTCGGCGAGCTATTTTATGCTCATGAGGTGACAATTAACACCAGCATAGAGCAGATTGGTAATAGCTCATTTGTGATCCGCCAAGAAGCCTGGCAGCAAGATAAGTGCTGTGCAATTGGTAAAACTGTCATGGTGCGATACGACTTTGCCAGCAAAACAAAGCAAACGCTTTCGGCTGATGAAAAAGCCGCATTAACACAGCACCTTGTTGCCACGAGTTAA
- the glpD gene encoding glycerol-3-phosphate dehydrogenase: MSAHDNEYDLLIIGGGINGAGIAADASGRGLKVLLCEQNDLASATSSNSSKLIHGGLRYLENYQFRLVREALREREVLLKKAPHIMWPLSFRLPHQAHLRSPWMIRMGLFIYDHLAWRNTLPPSKAIEFNSDSVLNSSVTQGFEYADCWVDDARLVILNAQAAHNLGATIATRTRCIKATRNANYWNVILEQQASKQHLNIKAKSVVNAAGPWVASLFEDVFTQPTPHTVRLVKGSHIVVPRVHSQPVAYILQNEDNRIVFVIPYEQDYSLIGTTDEDYSGDIADVKISEQEIEYLISITNHYFKKPISKADIVHTFSGVRPLLDDKSTDAQAVTRDYKLILNNEADHAPLLSVFGGKITTYRKLAENAVNKLAPLYPKLSRSWTKDTPLPGGDFSNQAYLIAQLESSYSWLPIDTLKRMARSYGTLSYQLLGKSQAIGDLGYHFGHGLYAKEVDYLVNHEWAKSSADILWRRTKLGLRFTEKQVIALAQYLTKHPACHN; this comes from the coding sequence ATGAGCGCACACGACAACGAATATGACTTACTCATTATTGGCGGTGGTATTAACGGCGCTGGCATTGCAGCCGATGCTAGTGGTCGTGGCTTAAAAGTACTCTTATGTGAGCAGAACGATTTAGCCTCTGCTACCTCTTCTAATAGCAGCAAACTTATTCATGGCGGGCTTCGCTATTTAGAGAATTATCAATTTAGATTGGTAAGAGAGGCCTTGCGTGAGCGTGAAGTACTGTTAAAAAAAGCACCGCATATTATGTGGCCACTGTCTTTTCGACTGCCGCACCAAGCACATTTGCGTTCGCCATGGATGATTCGCATGGGGTTATTTATTTATGACCATCTAGCCTGGCGTAATACTTTACCCCCTTCAAAGGCGATTGAGTTTAACAGCGATAGCGTACTTAACAGCAGCGTCACCCAAGGCTTTGAATACGCAGACTGCTGGGTTGATGACGCGCGCTTAGTGATTTTAAACGCACAAGCAGCGCATAATTTGGGCGCCACAATTGCAACACGCACGCGCTGTATTAAAGCCACCCGTAACGCAAACTATTGGAATGTAATTTTAGAGCAGCAAGCTAGCAAGCAACACCTAAATATTAAGGCTAAAAGTGTTGTAAATGCTGCAGGCCCTTGGGTCGCGTCATTATTTGAAGATGTATTTACCCAGCCCACACCACATACTGTTCGCCTTGTAAAAGGCAGTCACATTGTGGTGCCTCGAGTTCATAGCCAGCCGGTTGCCTATATTTTACAAAACGAGGATAACCGTATTGTATTTGTTATTCCTTATGAGCAAGATTACTCACTAATTGGCACCACTGATGAAGATTATTCCGGCGATATTGCTGATGTAAAAATTAGTGAGCAAGAAATCGAATACCTGATCAGTATTACTAATCATTACTTTAAAAAGCCAATAAGCAAAGCGGATATTGTGCACACGTTTAGTGGCGTGCGCCCGCTGTTAGATGACAAATCAACGGATGCCCAAGCGGTCACCCGCGATTACAAACTGATATTAAATAATGAAGCTGATCACGCCCCATTATTAAGCGTATTTGGTGGCAAAATTACCACCTATAGAAAGCTTGCAGAAAATGCCGTTAATAAATTAGCGCCCCTTTACCCAAAATTGAGTCGCTCGTGGACGAAAGACACCCCTTTACCAGGTGGCGACTTTAGTAACCAAGCATACCTTATCGCACAGTTAGAAAGCAGCTATTCTTGGCTGCCAATCGACACCTTAAAACGTATGGCTCGCAGCTATGGTACGCTTAGCTATCAATTATTGGGTAAAAGTCAAGCAATCGGCGATTTAGGTTATCACTTTGGCCATGGCTTATATGCAAAAGAAGTTGATTACTTAGTAAACCATGAATGGGCAAAAAGCAGCGCAGATATATTGTGGCGCAGAACTAAGCTCGGACTACGCTTTACTGAAAAACAAGTCATTGCTCTGGCGCAATATTTAACTAAACATCCTGCTTGCCACAACTAA
- the glpK gene encoding glycerol kinase GlpK: MAKYLLSIDQGTTSSRAILYSKDAQMIGSAQQTFPQHFVKNGWVEHNPVDIWQTVLTSVKNLLAQQQVTAADIIAIGIANQRETTLVWNKKTGQPIYNAIVWQDRRTSEYCDSLRHAGHTKMVNDKTGLVLDPYFSATKVRWILDNVTGAKEQAHAGELAFGTVDTYLLWQLTDGKVHKTDATNASRTLLFNIHQQCWDEELLALFDIPLAMLPEVMDSAADFGITSGELFGSEIPICGIAGDQQAALIGQACFEEGMAKSTYGTGCFLMLNTGDKALKSNNRLLTTLAYRLNGKPTYAIEGSIFMAGATMQWIVEGLKLLENAGESEALVKGVPLDHGVFLVPSFTGLGAPYWDANARGAILGLTRDSGISTIVAAALQSVGYQTKDLQKAMEGDGLRPSILRVDGGMANNNWAMAFLANILGASVERPTLTETTSLGVAYLAGLQTGVYESTAQLANMWKSDRRFEPTMSSEERNDLYAKWLHCIAQVRLSNSTDDESD, encoded by the coding sequence ATGGCTAAATACTTACTCTCGATTGATCAAGGAACGACAAGCTCTCGGGCTATTTTATATAGCAAAGATGCACAGATGATAGGGAGTGCTCAACAAACCTTCCCTCAGCATTTTGTAAAAAATGGTTGGGTTGAACACAACCCTGTAGATATTTGGCAAACTGTATTAACCAGCGTCAAAAACCTCTTAGCGCAGCAACAAGTAACCGCCGCCGACATAATTGCCATCGGCATTGCTAATCAGCGAGAAACCACTTTAGTGTGGAATAAAAAAACTGGGCAACCTATTTATAACGCGATTGTATGGCAAGACCGACGCACTAGTGAATATTGCGATAGTTTACGTCATGCTGGGCATACAAAAATGGTGAATGATAAAACCGGTTTAGTACTCGACCCTTATTTTTCTGCAACCAAAGTTCGTTGGATTTTAGATAACGTCACTGGCGCTAAAGAGCAAGCACATGCAGGTGAACTAGCATTTGGCACGGTAGATACCTACTTATTGTGGCAATTAACCGACGGTAAAGTGCACAAAACCGATGCCACTAATGCCTCACGAACTTTACTGTTTAATATTCATCAGCAATGCTGGGATGAAGAATTACTGGCTTTATTTGATATCCCACTGGCTATGTTGCCTGAGGTAATGGACTCAGCGGCTGATTTTGGGATAACAAGCGGCGAGTTGTTCGGTAGTGAAATTCCTATTTGTGGTATTGCAGGCGATCAGCAAGCGGCTTTAATTGGTCAAGCCTGTTTTGAAGAAGGTATGGCAAAAAGCACCTACGGCACGGGCTGCTTTTTAATGCTTAACACTGGCGATAAAGCACTAAAATCAAATAATCGTTTATTAACCACTCTTGCATATCGGCTCAACGGCAAACCCACCTATGCGATTGAAGGCAGCATTTTTATGGCCGGTGCCACCATGCAGTGGATAGTAGAAGGCCTAAAGTTATTAGAAAACGCAGGTGAAAGTGAAGCCCTTGTCAAAGGTGTTCCCTTAGATCATGGGGTGTTTTTAGTGCCCTCGTTTACTGGCTTAGGAGCGCCCTATTGGGATGCAAATGCAAGAGGCGCTATTTTAGGCCTAACCCGAGATTCAGGCATTAGTACTATTGTGGCAGCTGCCTTACAGTCGGTGGGTTATCAAACCAAAGATTTACAAAAAGCCATGGAGGGTGACGGGCTTCGTCCTAGTATTTTAAGGGTTGATGGCGGCATGGCAAACAATAATTGGGCCATGGCATTTTTAGCTAACATTTTAGGCGCAAGCGTTGAACGCCCAACCTTAACCGAAACCACTTCATTGGGGGTTGCCTACTTAGCAGGGCTGCAAACTGGGGTGTATGAATCAACTGCGCAGCTTGCCAACATGTGGAAAAGCGATCGTCGCTTTGAACCAACCATGAGCAGTGAAGAGCGCAACGATTTATACGCAAAGTGGCTACATTGCATTGCACAAGTTAGACTTTCTAATAGTACTGACGACGAGAGTGACTAA
- a CDS encoding YdcH family protein: MLGEDHSLTKDFPDYTQTIAKLNANDENFATKAKQYNEIDKEIRVLELQDSPIDDEAMQQLKHDRMVLKDWLHQQLTSTN, encoded by the coding sequence ATGTTAGGCGAAGACCATTCATTAACTAAAGACTTTCCTGATTACACGCAAACAATTGCAAAACTCAATGCAAATGATGAAAACTTTGCTACTAAAGCAAAACAATACAATGAAATCGATAAAGAAATTCGGGTACTTGAACTACAAGATTCACCTATCGATGACGAAGCTATGCAGCAGCTAAAGCACGACAGAATGGTATTAAAAGATTGGTTACATCAACAATTAACGAGTACTAATTAA
- a CDS encoding aminodeoxychorismate/anthranilate synthase component II: protein MLLMIDNYDSFTYNLVQYFQRLDQEVVVKRNDQITLSEIKQLNPDHIVISPGPKSPSEAGVSLSVVEQFKGTYPILGICLGHQTIAQVLGGKVVRAKQVMHGKTSPIYHQHQGMFKGLPNPLTVCRYHSLIVEAHSLPKELEVTAWTQSNTGLRDEIMGLLHNELALEGVQFHPEAILTEQGLALLDNFLTRF from the coding sequence ATGCTTTTAATGATCGATAACTACGACTCGTTTACCTACAATTTGGTACAGTATTTTCAACGATTAGATCAAGAAGTGGTGGTAAAACGTAACGACCAAATAACGCTGAGCGAAATTAAACAGTTAAACCCCGATCATATTGTGATTTCTCCAGGCCCTAAAAGCCCAAGTGAAGCGGGAGTATCGTTATCTGTTGTAGAGCAATTTAAAGGAACTTATCCTATATTAGGTATTTGTTTGGGGCACCAAACTATTGCTCAGGTGCTAGGTGGAAAGGTGGTGCGCGCTAAACAGGTTATGCATGGAAAAACATCGCCAATTTATCACCAGCATCAAGGTATGTTTAAAGGTTTACCCAACCCGCTGACAGTGTGCCGCTACCATTCTTTAATTGTTGAAGCGCACTCATTGCCTAAAGAACTAGAAGTAACAGCATGGACACAAAGCAACACTGGGCTGCGTGATGAAATTATGGGATTGTTGCATAATGAGCTCGCACTTGAAGGCGTGCAGTTTCACCCTGAAGCAATTTTGACCGAGCAAGGCTTAGCCTTACTTGATAACTTTTTAACGCGCTTCTAG